Proteins found in one Xenopus laevis strain J_2021 chromosome 1L, Xenopus_laevis_v10.1, whole genome shotgun sequence genomic segment:
- the LOC108719618 gene encoding protein kinase C delta type has translation MVSVSKKRRREEEKTTDEEMVTKKIKLEDNISIAANDHHVNIENSRKRSRSSEDSTTVEEGNSQKRRRIEAERLPEHMLTNYKFHWGLGRGSFGKVFLASIQMKKERVAVKVIRKTPKEEQKDMIQKEARILKVTSGSPFLCHGYAAFQTNQYAFLVMEYAGGGSLSNLLSIKHHLKKRHIIFYSAELICGLQYLHSLGIIHRDLKPGNILLTCEGHMKIADFGVAAEGVFDDNTIGEKTGTSWYMAPEMLANKKYNAAIDWWSFGIILSEMATGRSPFEDDSCKHDVRSSILTEKPVFPEWMSATLQDLLHKLLKKRPHKRLGVNGNIREHPLYKNINWEDVEHQRIPPPIRLEDNHPESTAANLPFLKCNNTKDSDDTILKCFTYLNPSW, from the exons ATGGTGTCTGTATCCAAGAAAAGacgaagagaagaagagaagactACAGATGAAGAAATGGTGACGAAGAAGATCAAACTTGAGGATAACATCAGTATTGCTGCCAATGACCATCATGTGAATATAGAAAACAGCAGAAAGAGATCAAGGAGCAGTGAAGACAGTACCACTGTAGAAG aaggaaACAGCCAGAAGCGACGGCGTATTGAAGCTGAACGTTTGCCGGAACACATGCTAACCAACTATAAGTTCCACTGGGGTCTCGGCCGAGGCTCATTTGGCAAA gtgtttttggcttctatacaaatgaaaaaagaacGTGTGGCTGTAAAGGTTATCAGGAAGACACCCAAGGAAGAGCAGAAGGATATGATCCAGAAGGAGGCCAGAATCCTGAAGGTTACTTCCGGCAGTCCATTCTTGTGCCATGGCTATGCAGCCTTCCAAACCAAC CAATACGCCTTCCTCGTCATGGAGTATGCAGGGGGAGGCAGCCTCAGTAATCTTCTGTCCATCAAGCATcatctgaaaaaaagacacatcat cttttactCAGCAGAACTGATTTGTGGACTTCAGTATCTTCATTCTCTAGGCATCATCCATCG tGACCTAAAGCCTGGAAACATCCTGCTTACCTGTGAAGGACACATGAAGATTGCTGATTTTGGAGTTGCAGCCGAAGGAGTTTTTGATGACAATACCATCGGTGAAAAAACAGGAACAAGCTGGTACATGGCCCCAGAG aTGCTAGCTAATAAGAAATACAACGCAGCAATAGACTGGTGGTCATTTGGGATAATACTCAGCGAAATGGCCACTGGAAGATCCCCTTTTGAGGACGACAGCTGCAAACATGATGTGAGAAGTTCCATCCTCACTGAGAAGCCGGTGTTTCCTGAATGGATGAGTGCAACATTGCAAGATCTCCTTCATAAG ctTCTCAAAAAAAGACCACACAAACGTCTTGGAGTGAATGGAAATATAAGGGAACATCCACTTTATAAGAATATCAATTGGGAGGATGTTGAACATCAAAGGATTCCACCACCAATCCGACTAGAAGAT AATCACCCTGAATCTACAGCTGCAAACCTGCCATTCCTCAAATGCAACAACACTAAAGATTCAGATGACACCATCCTCAAATGCTTTACATATCTGAATCCCAGCTGGTAG